The following are encoded in a window of Mycobacterium vicinigordonae genomic DNA:
- a CDS encoding amidohydrolase family protein, whose product MTQPAPRNVIDCLVNVHFGETETQPEFMRRVRDDYFKGPQSMFDPVELPELLDEMDQHGVRKAILMDNLAKPSVTARKFVEARADRFALAMGGVNLLRPVASLRELTAAAADLPVAYAVVGPSFWGDGQYPPSDAVYYPLYAKCAELQLPLCVNTGIPGPPIPGEVQNPIYLDRVCVRFPELKLCMIHGADPWWDTAIRMLIKYRNLRLMTSAWSPKRLPDSLIHYMRTRGSGKVIFASDWPVLRQHRVVPEANALDLPAQALDNYLHNNADKFFFSTDEDQEP is encoded by the coding sequence ATGACGCAGCCCGCCCCCCGAAACGTCATCGATTGCTTGGTCAACGTCCATTTCGGCGAGACCGAGACACAACCCGAATTCATGAGGCGGGTCCGCGACGATTACTTCAAGGGCCCCCAGTCGATGTTCGACCCGGTGGAGCTCCCCGAGTTGCTCGACGAGATGGACCAACACGGCGTCCGCAAGGCCATTCTGATGGACAACCTGGCTAAGCCGTCTGTCACCGCCCGCAAGTTCGTCGAGGCCCGCGCGGACCGCTTCGCACTCGCCATGGGTGGTGTGAATCTGTTGCGTCCAGTGGCCTCGCTGCGCGAGCTGACGGCCGCGGCCGCGGACCTGCCGGTTGCCTATGCCGTTGTGGGACCGAGCTTCTGGGGGGACGGGCAATACCCGCCGAGCGATGCCGTCTACTACCCGCTGTATGCCAAGTGCGCCGAACTGCAGCTGCCGCTCTGCGTCAACACCGGCATCCCGGGTCCGCCGATCCCGGGCGAGGTGCAGAACCCGATTTATCTGGACCGGGTATGCGTGCGTTTCCCGGAACTCAAGTTGTGCATGATCCACGGCGCGGACCCATGGTGGGACACCGCGATCCGAATGCTGATCAAATACCGCAACCTGCGCCTGATGACCTCGGCGTGGTCTCCGAAGCGGTTGCCGGACAGCCTCATCCACTACATGCGCACCCGTGGCTCCGGCAAGGTCATCTTTGCTTCGGACTGGCCGGTGCTGCGCCAGCATCGGGTGGTGCCCGAGGCCAACGCGCTGGATCTGCCCGCGCAGGCTCTGGACAACTACCTCCACAACAACGCCGACAAGTTTTTCTTCAGCACTGACGAGGACCAGGAGCCCTGA
- a CDS encoding acyl-CoA dehydrogenase family protein has product MDFARVELDEGDQAFLAEVRAFLADHVTDEVRRRDRETGDNFDEGVHLAIGGAGYLEKEWKPLAEGGFTRVRRRIWELEKRRVHTPWVTWGTTAMVARAVAAFGKPELVDEVMPKVFTGEVRMCLGYTEPEGGSDVATCKTRAVPEADGSSWIINGAKMFTTGAHNCQYVFLITNTDPGARKHKSLTMFLVPLNLPGIEIRGIRTVDGDRTNIVYYSDVRVDDKYRLGEVNGGWTVLRGPLDAEHGAVAAAPDGLQDVAIMQHQTGFMSAAVDAVAAKAGQRGPDDSRGIDDGSVAYRLGRSAARLEAALSTPGIFGRVAQAQTMRDIGPDLMDIAGPASALPIEAEGAADNGTSEYLYRFAPLAGIYGGTLEVFRNMIAQHVLGLGKASYAPPAQKVS; this is encoded by the coding sequence ATGGATTTCGCACGAGTAGAACTTGACGAAGGCGACCAGGCTTTCCTGGCCGAAGTCCGCGCGTTTCTCGCCGACCACGTCACAGACGAGGTGCGTCGCCGTGACCGCGAGACCGGAGACAACTTCGATGAGGGTGTCCACCTGGCAATCGGCGGCGCCGGATACCTAGAGAAAGAGTGGAAGCCGTTGGCCGAGGGGGGATTCACCCGGGTGCGGCGACGGATCTGGGAGCTGGAGAAGCGCCGGGTGCACACACCGTGGGTCACCTGGGGGACCACCGCGATGGTGGCACGCGCTGTGGCCGCGTTCGGCAAGCCCGAGCTCGTCGACGAGGTGATGCCCAAAGTCTTCACCGGTGAAGTCCGGATGTGCCTAGGCTACACCGAGCCCGAGGGCGGCTCTGACGTCGCGACCTGCAAGACCCGGGCGGTACCGGAGGCGGACGGGTCGAGCTGGATCATCAACGGCGCCAAGATGTTCACCACCGGCGCACACAACTGTCAGTACGTCTTCCTGATCACCAACACCGACCCAGGCGCGCGGAAACACAAGAGTCTAACCATGTTTCTGGTTCCGCTCAATTTGCCCGGCATCGAGATCCGCGGCATCCGCACGGTCGACGGCGACCGGACCAACATCGTCTACTACAGCGACGTCCGGGTTGACGACAAGTATCGGCTCGGCGAGGTCAACGGGGGCTGGACGGTGCTGCGCGGACCGTTGGACGCCGAACACGGCGCGGTAGCCGCCGCACCGGACGGTTTGCAGGACGTCGCGATCATGCAACACCAGACCGGGTTCATGTCGGCGGCCGTGGACGCTGTCGCTGCCAAGGCGGGACAGCGCGGGCCGGACGATTCACGGGGCATCGACGACGGATCGGTGGCCTACCGGCTAGGTCGCAGCGCGGCCCGGCTGGAAGCGGCCCTGTCGACTCCAGGCATCTTTGGGCGGGTAGCGCAGGCGCAGACCATGCGCGATATCGGACCCGATCTGATGGATATCGCCGGACCGGCGTCGGCGCTGCCAATCGAGGCCGAGGGCGCGGCCGATAATGGAACATCGGAATATCTCTACCGATTCGCCCCGCTGGCCGGAATTTACGGCGGAACCCTGGAAGTGTTCCGCAACATGATCGCCCAACATGTGCTGGGACTGGGCAAAGCAAGCTATGCGCCGCCGGCGCAGAAAGTTTCCTGA
- a CDS encoding acyl-CoA dehydrogenase family protein — translation MDRYELRRVDYSLTDDHKALQSAYRQLLETHCPIETVWAAQETGFDKSLWERLCATGATSMAVGECAGGDGATLVDLALVAEELGRVLAPVPWIEHVCAARLAERLGVARADLADAVQGSRILGLDASPEPAAGSRLIASAAIADGLVVTDGDEVVQLTFATRPARVPNLGQLPMAWVDPGAADSRTVLGAGPEAVAAYRRAVDEWRVLTAAALAGLVEQTMTIAAEFAKTRYTLGVPISTLQAISHPLANMAIVVQGGRNLARRAAWFLDNEPGERPELPGCAFVFMAEEAPKAATMAVHIQGGLGVSVEAAATAYLVRARGWALAGGDPGVTAKQLGRLVAERESA, via the coding sequence ATGGATCGCTATGAATTGCGCCGGGTCGACTACAGCCTGACCGACGACCACAAGGCCCTGCAGTCCGCTTACCGGCAGCTGCTGGAAACCCATTGTCCGATCGAAACAGTCTGGGCTGCACAGGAAACCGGGTTTGATAAGAGCCTGTGGGAGCGGCTGTGCGCGACCGGCGCGACGTCGATGGCGGTGGGGGAGTGCGCCGGTGGTGACGGCGCGACGCTGGTCGACCTTGCGTTGGTGGCAGAGGAGCTGGGCCGGGTACTGGCGCCGGTGCCGTGGATCGAGCATGTCTGCGCAGCGCGGCTGGCCGAACGTCTCGGGGTCGCCAGAGCGGATTTGGCCGACGCGGTCCAAGGCAGCCGGATCCTGGGACTCGACGCCTCGCCGGAGCCCGCTGCCGGATCACGGCTGATCGCGTCGGCGGCGATAGCCGACGGCCTCGTTGTCACCGACGGCGACGAGGTGGTGCAGCTGACATTCGCCACCAGGCCGGCGCGGGTGCCCAACCTTGGGCAACTGCCAATGGCCTGGGTGGACCCTGGTGCGGCGGATTCGCGCACCGTCCTGGGCGCCGGGCCGGAAGCGGTTGCAGCCTACCGTCGCGCGGTCGACGAATGGCGTGTGCTGACCGCTGCCGCGCTAGCCGGACTGGTTGAGCAGACGATGACGATCGCTGCCGAGTTCGCCAAGACCCGCTATACCCTTGGCGTCCCGATCTCGACGCTGCAGGCGATCTCGCACCCGCTGGCCAATATGGCGATCGTTGTGCAGGGCGGCCGCAACCTGGCCCGGCGGGCAGCGTGGTTCTTAGACAACGAACCCGGCGAGCGGCCCGAACTTCCCGGCTGTGCTTTTGTTTTCATGGCCGAGGAGGCGCCGAAGGCGGCGACCATGGCGGTGCATATCCAGGGCGGTCTCGGGGTATCCGTCGAGGCCGCCGCGACGGCGTATCTGGTGCGGGCCCGCGGCTGGGCATTGGCCGGTGGTGATCCGGGTGTGACGGCCAAACAGCTCGGGCGGCTCGTCGCCGAGCGGGAAAGCGCATAA
- a CDS encoding putative bifunctional diguanylate cyclase/phosphodiesterase: MPIYTLAVFSDVTDRHQLEQQLRHQTLHDPLTGLPNRRQFFDRLSSAFEDPHSRVGVCYVDLDGFKDVNDTLGHDIGDKLLVSVAERLALCLQRPHQLVARLGGDEFVFLLPEPASHEVTDLADSVLRVLEAPFDIDGNPITVSASVGVMEQEVSIISEADLMKGADVTLARAKQSGGNRWAVHDRHQENTPMHWALDRGEFRLVYQPIVRLADNCVVGAEALLRWEHPTLGTLLPDRFINLAERDGMIVPLTTFVVEQACRHLHDWRKDQSVDSQLFVSVNVAVRNVCDPGFISVVKNALVSANLPPHALQLELTENAVLGKDETSLRRLQQLSALGVSIAIDDFGTGFSSLAYLRELPVDVVKLAGEFTKNLGGNIQGRLADEQITRAMIDLAHTLGLTVTAEQVETASQAARLRTLGCDAAQGWHFARPMPSEFFNR, from the coding sequence GTGCCGATTTACACCCTGGCGGTGTTTAGCGACGTGACCGACCGTCATCAGCTAGAACAGCAACTGCGTCATCAAACTCTGCACGACCCCTTGACCGGGTTGCCCAATCGCCGACAGTTCTTCGATCGACTCAGCTCTGCCTTCGAGGACCCGCATTCTCGGGTCGGCGTCTGCTACGTCGATCTGGATGGCTTCAAGGACGTCAACGACACCCTCGGTCATGACATCGGCGACAAGCTGCTGGTCAGCGTTGCCGAGCGGCTGGCGCTGTGCCTGCAACGACCCCACCAGCTTGTCGCGCGGCTGGGCGGCGACGAGTTTGTCTTCCTGTTGCCGGAACCGGCATCGCACGAAGTCACCGACCTGGCTGACTCTGTACTGCGGGTCCTCGAGGCACCCTTCGATATCGACGGAAATCCGATCACGGTTTCTGCCAGCGTGGGCGTGATGGAACAGGAAGTTTCCATCATCTCCGAAGCCGACCTGATGAAAGGGGCCGACGTAACGCTAGCGCGCGCAAAGCAATCCGGCGGCAACCGGTGGGCGGTCCACGATCGACATCAGGAAAACACGCCGATGCACTGGGCGTTGGATCGCGGCGAATTCCGGCTCGTCTACCAGCCGATCGTGCGACTTGCCGACAACTGCGTCGTGGGCGCCGAGGCGCTGCTGCGGTGGGAGCACCCCACGCTGGGGACCCTACTGCCGGATCGATTCATCAACCTCGCCGAACGCGACGGCATGATCGTTCCGCTCACGACGTTTGTGGTCGAGCAAGCCTGCCGCCACTTGCATGACTGGCGCAAAGATCAGAGTGTCGACTCCCAACTATTCGTCAGCGTCAACGTTGCCGTCCGCAACGTATGCGACCCGGGGTTCATCTCGGTGGTCAAGAATGCACTGGTAAGCGCCAATCTGCCGCCGCACGCGTTGCAGCTGGAGCTGACCGAGAACGCGGTCCTCGGCAAGGACGAGACATCGTTGCGACGGCTGCAGCAACTGTCTGCCTTGGGTGTATCGATCGCGATCGACGATTTCGGCACCGGTTTTTCCAGCCTGGCTTACTTGCGTGAGCTGCCCGTCGACGTGGTCAAACTGGCCGGCGAGTTCACCAAGAATCTCGGTGGCAACATCCAAGGCCGGCTGGCCGACGAACAGATCACCCGAGCGATGATCGATCTGGCGCATACGCTCGGCCTCACCGTGACCGCGGAGCAGGTCGAGACAGCCAGCCAAGCTGCTCGGTTGCGGACCCTGGGCTGCGACGCCGCGCAGGGCTGGCACTTCGCCAGGCCGATGCCCTCGGAGTTCTTCAACCGTTAG